The following are encoded in a window of Balaenoptera ricei isolate mBalRic1 chromosome 1, mBalRic1.hap2, whole genome shotgun sequence genomic DNA:
- the IFI6 gene encoding interferon alpha-inducible protein 6 isoform X1 — translation MRQKAVSLVLCYLLLYTCGCEETDKRRSGEGDSGFWGTLTYMAVGGGLMAMALPALGFSSTGIAANSVAASLMSWSAVANGGGVPAGGLVATLQSLGASGGSALMAKIGALLGYTVHKQIESRGKERADEE, via the exons ATGCGGCAGAAGGCGGTATCGCTCGTCTTGTGCTACTTGCTACTCTACACCTGCGGCTGCGAGGAGACAG ACAAAAGACGCTCAGGGGAGGGTGACTCCGGGTTCTGGGGCACGCTGACCTACATGGCCGTCGGAGGAG gGCTCATGGCCATGGCGCTGCCCGCGCTGGGCTTCTCGAGCACAGGCATCGCCGCCAACTCGGTGGCTGCCTCGCTGATGAGCTGGTCGGCCGTGGCGAACGGGGGCGGAGTGCCCGCCGGGGGGCTGGTGGCCACGCTGCAGAGCCTGG GGGCTAGCGGTGGCAGTGCCCTCATGGCCAAGATTGGGGCCCTTCTGGGCTATACTGTCCACAAGCAAATCGaaagcagagggaaggagagagcggATGAAGAGTAG
- the IFI6 gene encoding interferon alpha-inducible protein 6 isoform X3: MRQKAVSLVLCYLLLYTCGCEETGLMAMALPALGFSSTGIAANSVAASLMSWSAVANGGGVPAGGLVATLQSLGASGGSALMAKIGALLGYTVHKQIESRGKERADEE, translated from the exons ATGCGGCAGAAGGCGGTATCGCTCGTCTTGTGCTACTTGCTACTCTACACCTGCGGCTGCGAGGAGACAG gGCTCATGGCCATGGCGCTGCCCGCGCTGGGCTTCTCGAGCACAGGCATCGCCGCCAACTCGGTGGCTGCCTCGCTGATGAGCTGGTCGGCCGTGGCGAACGGGGGCGGAGTGCCCGCCGGGGGGCTGGTGGCCACGCTGCAGAGCCTGG GGGCTAGCGGTGGCAGTGCCCTCATGGCCAAGATTGGGGCCCTTCTGGGCTATACTGTCCACAAGCAAATCGaaagcagagggaaggagagagcggATGAAGAGTAG
- the IFI6 gene encoding interferon alpha-inducible protein 6 isoform X2, with amino-acid sequence MRQKAVSLVLCYLLLYTCGCEETDKRRSGEGDSGFWGTLTYMAVGGGLMAMALPALGFSSTGIAANSVAASLMSWSAVANGGGVPAGGLVATLQSLVLEGKSPKNQPKRTQPFSEWAERKTDQAAPQQ; translated from the exons ATGCGGCAGAAGGCGGTATCGCTCGTCTTGTGCTACTTGCTACTCTACACCTGCGGCTGCGAGGAGACAG ACAAAAGACGCTCAGGGGAGGGTGACTCCGGGTTCTGGGGCACGCTGACCTACATGGCCGTCGGAGGAG gGCTCATGGCCATGGCGCTGCCCGCGCTGGGCTTCTCGAGCACAGGCATCGCCGCCAACTCGGTGGCTGCCTCGCTGATGAGCTGGTCGGCCGTGGCGAACGGGGGCGGAGTGCCCGCCGGGGGGCTGGTGGCCACGCTGCAGAGCCTGG TTCTGGAAGGCAAAAGCCCAAAGAACCAGCCCAAAAGGACACAGCCCTTCTCAGAGTGGGCAGAGAGGAAGACAGACCAGGCTGCACCCCAGCAGTGA